A window of the Bacillus sp. A301a_S52 genome harbors these coding sequences:
- the mfd gene encoding transcription-repair coupling factor — MDEIKVGEILEGLIKSIYNSDELVSITEGLEANLSEQMISGVTGSARSLMLAAIFKRTGKSQLIITHNLFQAQKLYEDLTSIIEEEHVYLYPVNELISSEIAVASPEMRGQRMEALNQWSSNREAIVIAPVAGVRRLLPPPAMWQERQLSLTTGEDIQLEKMITQCVSMGFQRVDMVSAPGHLSVRGGIIDIYPLSEEHPIRIELFDTEIDSIRFFDVETQRSKTQVTGVTIGPAREILMDHDHFQRGAEKLELELASTLKKVKDASVKENLAEQVSMEIDWLKQHTMFDAMYKYMSLYYENEWTLMDYLPAGGAVFVDEVSRVQEMVQSLEKEEAEWQTTMLSQGAMVSGLDMSRSWDAIIQQSKAPKLYLSLFLRHVPATQPQNIVNIQSKSMQNFHGQLHLLKNEVERWKDADYSVVFLCSGEERAERMKSVLEDYEIEAAIVSKEQEPVRGQAQISAGHLMAGFELSMQRIIVITEEEVFTKQTRKPKRRQKLSNAERIKSYSELKVGDWVVHVNHGIGKYLGIETLKVGDIHKDYMHISYAGNDKLYVPVDQIDQVQKYVGSEEKDPKLYALGGSDWKKVKKKVKSSVQDIADDLIKLYAERERTKGHAFSKDGPEQQEFESSFPYQETEDQIQAIEEIKADMERERPMDRLLCGDVGYGKTEVALRAAFKAIMDGKQVALLVPTTILAQQHYETIRERFQDFAVNIGLLSRFRTRKELKTTADAVKNGTCDIVVGTHRLLSKDINFAKLGLLIVDEEQRFGVTHKEKIKQLKANVDVLTLTATPIPRTLHMSMLGVRDLSVIETPPENRFPVQTYVVDYNESLVREAIERELARGGQVYFLYNRVEDIESMADKISMLVPEANIQFAHGRMTENELETVMLDFLEGNTDVLVTTTIIETGVDIPNVNTLIIHNADRMGLSQLYQLRGRVGRSNRVAYAYFTHQRDKVLTEVAEKRLQSIKEFTELGSGFKIAMRDLSIRGAGNLLGAEQHGFIASVGFDLYSQMLKDAIDERKEQGTDGGNPQSVKEPDIELDVKVDAYIPESYIADSKQKIDMYKRFRSINSQRDLLDLQNEMIDRFGDYPSEVSYLMSVAKVKLLAKQEGIESISEKNQQCKVILSEGATARIDGAKLFTLVNKLSSKLHLSMAGSQIVIHLKTKSLSDGEYMEILEQVLGKLDEVRKDEVANA; from the coding sequence ATGGACGAGATAAAGGTGGGAGAAATCTTGGAAGGGCTTATTAAATCAATTTATAACAGTGATGAGTTAGTAAGCATCACAGAAGGGCTGGAAGCCAACCTGTCTGAGCAAATGATATCAGGAGTAACAGGGTCGGCACGCTCGCTGATGCTTGCGGCCATATTTAAACGAACAGGGAAATCGCAATTAATCATTACTCATAACCTATTTCAAGCACAAAAGTTATATGAAGACTTAACGTCTATCATTGAGGAGGAGCATGTCTATCTCTATCCCGTAAATGAACTCATTTCATCGGAGATCGCTGTAGCTAGTCCCGAAATGAGGGGCCAAAGAATGGAGGCGCTCAATCAGTGGTCGTCTAATCGAGAAGCCATTGTCATTGCACCGGTGGCAGGTGTAAGGCGTCTGCTGCCCCCGCCTGCTATGTGGCAGGAACGACAGCTGTCGTTAACCACTGGCGAAGATATTCAGTTAGAGAAGATGATTACTCAATGTGTGTCCATGGGTTTTCAAAGAGTAGATATGGTATCTGCACCTGGTCATTTAAGTGTTCGAGGCGGTATTATTGATATTTATCCTTTATCTGAGGAGCACCCTATAAGAATTGAATTGTTTGATACGGAGATTGACTCCATTCGATTTTTTGATGTTGAAACTCAGCGTTCCAAAACCCAAGTAACAGGAGTCACAATTGGACCAGCTAGAGAGATTTTAATGGATCACGACCACTTTCAACGTGGGGCTGAAAAACTAGAGCTTGAATTAGCATCTACATTAAAAAAAGTGAAAGATGCAAGTGTTAAAGAGAATTTGGCAGAGCAAGTAAGCATGGAAATTGATTGGCTTAAGCAGCATACGATGTTCGATGCGATGTATAAATATATGTCTCTATATTACGAGAACGAGTGGACCCTTATGGATTATTTACCTGCAGGAGGGGCGGTCTTTGTCGATGAGGTAAGCCGTGTACAGGAAATGGTCCAAAGCCTAGAAAAGGAAGAAGCTGAATGGCAGACGACCATGCTATCCCAAGGCGCGATGGTATCAGGACTTGATATGTCTCGTTCGTGGGATGCTATTATTCAGCAGAGTAAGGCACCTAAGTTGTATTTGAGTCTCTTTTTGCGTCATGTTCCAGCCACTCAGCCACAAAACATCGTTAATATTCAAAGTAAATCAATGCAAAATTTTCACGGTCAACTTCATCTATTGAAAAATGAAGTTGAGCGATGGAAGGATGCGGACTATTCCGTTGTTTTCCTCTGTTCTGGAGAGGAACGAGCAGAAAGAATGAAAAGTGTTTTAGAAGATTACGAGATTGAAGCAGCCATTGTGTCTAAAGAGCAAGAGCCGGTTAGAGGGCAGGCGCAAATTAGTGCGGGCCACCTCATGGCGGGATTTGAATTATCTATGCAACGGATAATCGTGATTACTGAAGAAGAAGTTTTTACGAAACAAACGCGTAAACCAAAACGTCGACAAAAACTTTCTAATGCTGAAAGGATAAAGAGCTACTCAGAATTAAAAGTGGGCGATTGGGTCGTTCATGTTAATCATGGTATTGGGAAATATTTAGGGATCGAGACGCTAAAGGTAGGAGATATTCATAAAGATTATATGCATATTTCTTATGCGGGAAATGATAAGCTTTATGTTCCCGTAGATCAAATCGATCAAGTTCAAAAGTACGTCGGTTCTGAGGAGAAAGATCCGAAACTTTATGCCCTCGGGGGAAGTGATTGGAAGAAAGTTAAGAAGAAAGTGAAATCCTCTGTACAAGATATCGCTGATGATTTAATCAAACTATATGCAGAACGTGAACGGACAAAAGGGCATGCATTCTCTAAAGACGGACCTGAACAACAGGAATTTGAATCATCGTTTCCATATCAAGAAACGGAAGATCAGATCCAAGCAATTGAAGAAATAAAAGCTGACATGGAACGTGAACGCCCAATGGATCGATTGTTGTGTGGTGATGTTGGCTATGGAAAGACGGAAGTGGCGCTTCGTGCAGCATTTAAAGCGATTATGGATGGAAAGCAAGTGGCCCTACTTGTACCGACAACTATCTTGGCACAGCAGCATTATGAAACGATTCGTGAGCGTTTTCAAGACTTTGCTGTTAATATCGGCTTATTAAGTCGCTTTCGTACAAGAAAAGAGTTAAAAACAACAGCCGATGCAGTAAAAAATGGCACATGTGATATCGTCGTTGGGACACATCGTCTTCTCTCTAAAGACATAAACTTTGCAAAACTAGGTTTGCTTATTGTCGATGAAGAACAGCGATTTGGAGTGACACATAAAGAGAAAATTAAACAACTGAAAGCGAACGTCGATGTTCTAACCCTAACAGCTACTCCTATTCCACGGACCTTACACATGTCCATGCTTGGAGTCAGAGATTTATCTGTTATAGAAACGCCTCCAGAAAATCGGTTTCCGGTACAGACTTATGTTGTGGATTATAATGAGTCACTCGTTAGAGAAGCCATTGAACGAGAACTTGCGCGAGGTGGGCAAGTGTACTTTTTATACAATCGCGTAGAAGATATTGAATCGATGGCTGATAAAATCTCCATGCTTGTGCCAGAAGCAAATATTCAATTTGCCCATGGACGTATGACAGAAAATGAATTGGAGACGGTTATGCTCGACTTCTTAGAAGGGAATACAGATGTACTCGTCACGACCACCATTATTGAAACGGGTGTGGATATTCCTAATGTTAATACTCTCATCATCCATAACGCTGATCGAATGGGGCTTTCCCAGCTTTATCAGCTACGTGGACGAGTAGGGCGTTCCAATCGTGTGGCTTACGCTTACTTTACTCATCAGCGTGACAAAGTGTTAACAGAAGTTGCTGAAAAACGCCTACAATCAATTAAAGAATTTACGGAGCTCGGTTCAGGCTTCAAGATCGCGATGCGAGACTTGTCAATTCGGGGAGCCGGTAATTTACTAGGGGCGGAACAACACGGTTTTATTGCTTCGGTAGGGTTTGATCTTTATTCTCAAATGTTAAAAGATGCTATAGACGAGCGAAAGGAACAAGGGACTGACGGAGGAAACCCTCAGTCTGTGAAGGAACCAGATATCGAGCTCGATGTAAAAGTAGATGCTTACATTCCCGAATCCTATATTGCCGATTCTAAACAGAAGATTGATATGTATAAGCGGTTTAGATCCATCAACTCTCAACGAGACCTGTTAGACTTACAAAATGAAATGATTGACCGTTTTGGTGATTATCCATCTGAAGTAAGTTACCTCATGTCAGTGGCTAAAGTAAAGCTACTCGCTAAACAGGAAGGGATTGAATCTATTTCTGAGAAGAACCAACAATGTAAAGTGATTCTTAGTGAAGGAGCAACAGCAAGAATCGATGGGGCAAAGCTCTTCACTCTTGTTAACAAGCTATCCTCCAAATTACATTTATCAATGGCGGGGAGTCAAATTGTTATACACCTAAAAACAAAGTCTCTGTCAGACGGTGAATACATGGAGATTCTTGAACAAGTGCTTGGAAAGTTAGACGAAGTACGAAAAGATGAAGTGGCAAATGCCTAA
- the yabP gene encoding sporulation protein YabP: MEQSYHHIPSGGGRNGRDHQLILKSRRLLDITGVKQVESFDSEEFLLETDMGFLSIRGHDLQMKNLDVEEGNVSIKGTIEDLVYLNQLHGEKTKGLFGKLFK; the protein is encoded by the coding sequence ATGGAACAATCATATCATCATATCCCATCTGGAGGAGGTCGTAATGGCCGTGACCACCAGTTAATTTTAAAATCAAGAAGATTATTAGATATTACAGGTGTTAAACAGGTAGAGAGCTTTGATAGTGAAGAGTTTTTGCTTGAGACGGATATGGGTTTTTTGTCAATTCGTGGGCATGATCTACAAATGAAGAATCTCGATGTGGAAGAGGGGAATGTCTCAATTAAAGGGACGATAGAGGATCTTGTTTACTTAAATCAGCTTCACGGTGAAAAAACAAAGGGCTTATTTGGGAAGTTATTTAAGTGA
- a CDS encoding RNA-binding S4 domain-containing protein: MRLDKYLKVSRLIKRRTMAKEVASQGRVKVNGQPAKPGTEVKPGDELEVLFGQKHMTIRIDRVEEAAKKEDAATFYSILKEERIDNN, translated from the coding sequence ATGAGGTTAGATAAATATTTAAAAGTGTCACGCCTGATTAAACGACGAACTATGGCTAAAGAAGTGGCTAGTCAAGGAAGAGTAAAAGTAAACGGGCAGCCGGCAAAGCCGGGAACAGAAGTAAAGCCAGGAGATGAATTAGAGGTGTTATTCGGGCAAAAGCATATGACAATTAGAATTGATCGTGTAGAAGAAGCAGCAAAGAAAGAGGATGCAGCTACTTTTTACAGTATCTTAAAAGAAGAGCGGATAGATAATAACTAA
- a CDS encoding anti-sigma-F factor Fin family protein → MAIHYYCRHCGHKVGTIEADVDGRQLGIEQLSDEDKQEMIDYDQQGHVHIKIICEDCERTLEKYPAYHEQESFLN, encoded by the coding sequence ATGGCTATTCATTATTACTGTCGTCACTGCGGGCACAAAGTTGGAACAATTGAGGCTGATGTAGACGGGCGTCAACTTGGAATAGAGCAACTAAGTGATGAAGACAAGCAAGAAATGATTGATTATGACCAACAAGGACATGTGCATATTAAGATTATTTGTGAAGACTGTGAACGAACACTTGAAAAATATCCTGCATATCATGAGCAGGAATCCTTTCTTAATTGA
- the spoVT gene encoding stage V sporulation protein T, with amino-acid sequence MKATGIVRRIDDLGRVVIPKEIRRTLRIREGDPLEIFVDREGEVILKKYSPISELGDFAKEYAEALYDSLNHIVLIADRDSFITVAGGSKKDYHNKAIGDLVEKTMEERKSNVKSEKGEYVIAGDTSEPMDGYCISPIIANGDPIGAVSLISKGSGSIGEVEQKLAETAAGFLARQMEQ; translated from the coding sequence ATGAAAGCAACGGGTATAGTGCGTCGTATCGATGATCTTGGCCGTGTCGTTATTCCGAAAGAAATCAGGCGGACTCTTCGCATACGTGAAGGAGATCCACTAGAGATTTTTGTCGACAGGGAAGGGGAAGTGATTTTAAAAAAATATTCACCTATTTCAGAGCTCGGCGATTTTGCTAAAGAATATGCAGAAGCGCTTTATGACAGTTTGAATCATATCGTACTTATAGCTGACAGAGATTCATTTATTACTGTTGCAGGGGGCTCAAAAAAAGATTATCACAATAAAGCCATTGGTGATTTAGTTGAAAAGACAATGGAAGAAAGAAAGTCCAATGTCAAGTCAGAGAAGGGTGAATATGTCATTGCAGGAGACACGAGTGAACCGATGGATGGCTATTGTATTTCACCGATAATTGCTAATGGGGATCCTATTGGAGCAGTATCGCTCATTAGCAAAGGGAGTGGATCAATAGGAGAAGTTGAGCAAAAATTAGCGGAAACTGCAGCAGGATTTTTAGCAAGACAAATGGAGCAATAG
- the mazG gene encoding nucleoside triphosphate pyrophosphohydrolase — translation MSSTIRILGLGAGDIDQLPVGIYKKLIKQELVFLRTEDHPVVAELKREGVTFKSFDTIYKTYDQFEEVYEHIVKELVEAVTIKGEIVYAVPGHPLVAEATVQRLLAHGENINVVIEGGHSFLDAMFTSLKIDPIDGFQLVDGMTMDPSSLDLSSHTIVAQVYDQMSASHVKLTLMERFPDDYIVHVVTAAGTAEESVRTVPLYELDRVTTLSNLTAIYLGPIKDETLLYREFSTLRHVIKTLRGPNGCPWDKKQTHQSLKKYLLEETYEVLDAIDENDDDHLAEELGDVLLQVLLHAQIGEDEGYFNIEDIISILTEKMIRRHPHVFGDKKADNAEEVITNWEEIKQQEKIAKGHKRDISLLDDIPSALPALLKAFKLQKKAAKVGFDWSEEAPMWMKLQEEISEWLQALKEGANDNAVEELGDVLFVLVNLARYHEIDPEEALTKTNNKFRRRFNYIEDQLAKDGLQADAVSLQKLDELWEKAKQEERKGEE, via the coding sequence ATGAGTTCCACGATTAGAATACTCGGATTAGGCGCAGGGGATATTGATCAGTTACCTGTTGGAATTTATAAAAAACTTATAAAACAAGAACTAGTTTTTTTAAGAACAGAAGATCATCCAGTTGTTGCCGAACTAAAAAGGGAAGGTGTGACGTTTAAAAGTTTTGATACCATATATAAAACCTATGACCAATTTGAAGAGGTGTATGAACACATAGTGAAAGAGTTAGTAGAAGCGGTCACGATTAAAGGTGAGATTGTCTATGCTGTACCTGGTCATCCGTTAGTAGCAGAAGCAACTGTGCAGCGGTTATTGGCGCACGGTGAAAATATAAACGTGGTCATTGAAGGTGGTCACAGTTTTCTTGATGCTATGTTTACGAGCTTAAAAATCGATCCCATCGATGGTTTTCAGCTAGTGGATGGGATGACGATGGACCCGTCAAGCCTTGACTTATCGAGCCATACAATTGTGGCGCAAGTATATGATCAGATGAGTGCTTCTCATGTGAAGCTAACATTAATGGAACGATTTCCAGACGATTACATAGTACATGTTGTGACAGCGGCTGGGACGGCTGAAGAGAGTGTGCGGACTGTTCCGTTGTATGAATTAGATAGAGTAACGACACTCAGTAATTTAACGGCAATTTACCTTGGGCCAATTAAAGATGAAACATTGCTATATCGGGAATTTTCAACGTTACGGCACGTCATAAAAACATTGCGGGGACCGAATGGTTGTCCATGGGACAAAAAACAAACGCACCAATCATTAAAAAAATACTTACTAGAAGAAACGTATGAAGTATTGGATGCTATAGATGAAAACGATGACGACCATTTAGCAGAAGAGCTCGGTGATGTGTTACTACAAGTACTGCTTCATGCACAAATAGGTGAAGATGAAGGGTATTTTAATATAGAGGATATCATCAGTATATTAACTGAAAAAATGATAAGACGGCACCCACACGTTTTTGGTGATAAGAAGGCAGATAATGCAGAAGAAGTTATAACGAATTGGGAAGAGATTAAACAACAGGAAAAAATAGCGAAGGGACACAAACGGGACATCTCTTTACTCGACGATATTCCGTCAGCTTTACCGGCCCTTCTTAAAGCTTTCAAATTACAAAAGAAAGCAGCTAAAGTGGGATTTGATTGGTCCGAGGAAGCACCTATGTGGATGAAGCTTCAAGAAGAAATCTCTGAATGGCTTCAAGCACTAAAAGAAGGAGCTAACGATAACGCTGTCGAAGAACTAGGGGATGTCTTATTTGTTCTTGTTAACTTGGCCAGATACCATGAGATAGATCCAGAAGAAGCACTCACTAAAACGAATAATAAATTTAGGCGGCGTTTTAACTATATAGAAGATCAATTAGCGAAGGATGGCTTACAAGCTGACGCTGTCTCGTTACAAAAATTAGACGAGCTTTGGGAAAAAGCAAAACAAGAGGAACGTAAAGGAGAGGAATGA
- a CDS encoding ribose-phosphate diphosphokinase, which translates to MAQYKDDNLKVFTLNSNPELAHEITKEIGVEMGKSSVTRFSDGEIQINIEESIRGCDIFVIQSTSSPANENIMELLIMIDALKRASANNINVVLPYYGYARQDRKARSREPITAKLVANLLETAGATRVISLDLHASQIQGFFDIPVDQLVGVPILANYFEEKNLEDIVVVSPDHGGVVRARKMADRLKSPIAIIDKRRPKPNMAEVMNIVGHIEGKTAIIIDDIIDTAGTMALAANAMIENGAKEVYACSTHPVLSGPAIERIENSKIKELVVTNTIPLPEEKKTGKITQLSVAPLLAKAIIYCHEQRSVSRLFD; encoded by the coding sequence ATGGCTCAGTATAAAGACGACAATTTGAAGGTATTTACGTTGAACTCAAACCCAGAGTTAGCGCATGAAATAACGAAAGAAATCGGTGTGGAAATGGGGAAGAGTTCAGTTACTCGGTTTAGTGATGGCGAGATTCAAATTAATATTGAAGAGAGTATTCGCGGATGCGATATTTTCGTTATCCAATCTACAAGTTCTCCAGCTAACGAAAATATTATGGAACTGCTTATTATGATCGATGCTTTAAAACGCGCATCAGCTAATAATATTAATGTCGTGCTACCTTACTATGGTTACGCTCGCCAAGATAGAAAAGCTCGTTCCCGTGAACCGATTACAGCTAAACTTGTAGCTAACCTACTTGAAACTGCTGGGGCTACAAGAGTTATTTCATTAGACCTCCACGCCTCTCAAATTCAAGGATTCTTTGATATTCCTGTGGATCAGCTCGTTGGTGTTCCTATACTGGCCAACTATTTTGAGGAAAAAAATCTAGAAGATATTGTCGTTGTTTCTCCTGATCACGGTGGTGTCGTACGGGCAAGAAAAATGGCAGATCGGTTAAAATCACCTATTGCGATTATTGATAAGCGAAGACCGAAGCCAAACATGGCTGAAGTGATGAATATCGTTGGACATATTGAAGGGAAAACAGCGATTATTATTGACGATATAATTGATACTGCTGGCACAATGGCGTTAGCAGCTAATGCCATGATTGAGAACGGCGCAAAAGAAGTGTACGCGTGTAGTACTCACCCTGTATTATCAGGACCAGCGATTGAACGTATTGAAAACTCAAAAATTAAAGAATTAGTTGTGACTAATACTATCCCATTACCTGAAGAGAAAAAGACCGGTAAAATTACCCAATTATCTGTAGCGCCTCTTTTAGCTAAGGCGATTATTTACTGTCACGAACAACGCTCTGTCAGTCGTTTATTTGACTGA
- a CDS encoding polysaccharide biosynthesis protein has product MEEQRHNGTNQLTWVKGAVYLSLAAFIAKGLSALYKIPYQNITGDQGFYVYQQVYPIYGIAFVLGTYGFPLVISRMIAKEHPERSLNDHTLKTDRLLFIFVCLLFLHTLIGAVVMVMAKPLAIVMGDPNLTAAIRWIGPSFFLIPFLALGRGVYQGIGAATPSAISQVLEQAVRVTVILFIAIMAMRQDDPYLAGTSAGIGAVAGGVAGVALFLLLTLKYRQSLTLPLTPLKLKRGWSRVWRADLKELLLSGIFVSISAMVLVIFQLTDTFTVFRQLIASGLSHSDAAIQKGIYDRGWPLVQFGAVVTTVFSYAAVPVIAKAFEHKDFSKVKGDITRSIKVCIVFGGAAATGMSAIMPSLNKVMFMDQEGTVVLQVFAWVVFFGALFMTIAALLHAVGKSGLSVLILLAGCAVKLTLNWWLIGETGILGAAVSSIIAMTGMVLLSVYILSNYRLWRPLPLSFWMKWVVSLVIMTLVVNLYLWGFSALASDGRLNEAIKAVTVSIFGGVIYLCLIKQFRILTQDEWEALPKIGRKIPYKVKGSKS; this is encoded by the coding sequence ATGGAAGAGCAACGTCATAACGGTACTAACCAGCTTACATGGGTGAAGGGGGCCGTCTATTTATCATTAGCTGCATTTATCGCTAAAGGGCTAAGTGCACTCTATAAAATACCATACCAAAATATAACCGGTGATCAGGGGTTTTATGTTTATCAACAAGTTTATCCTATTTATGGGATAGCCTTTGTTTTGGGAACATATGGATTTCCACTTGTCATCTCACGGATGATTGCTAAGGAACACCCTGAACGATCTTTGAATGATCATACGCTAAAAACGGACCGATTATTATTTATATTTGTTTGCTTACTTTTTTTACACACGCTCATAGGTGCAGTCGTTATGGTAATGGCGAAACCACTTGCAATAGTGATGGGAGACCCTAATTTGACAGCAGCGATTCGTTGGATTGGCCCATCCTTTTTCCTTATCCCGTTTTTAGCTTTAGGTAGAGGTGTTTATCAAGGAATAGGTGCTGCTACACCATCTGCTATTTCCCAAGTATTAGAACAAGCTGTTAGAGTAACTGTTATCCTCTTTATTGCTATCATGGCTATGAGACAAGATGATCCTTATTTAGCTGGAACTTCAGCAGGGATCGGAGCTGTAGCTGGAGGGGTAGCAGGTGTGGCTCTCTTCCTTTTATTAACATTAAAGTATCGACAGTCTTTAACATTGCCGCTGACACCGCTAAAGTTGAAAAGGGGATGGTCAAGGGTTTGGAGGGCTGACTTAAAAGAATTATTATTGTCGGGCATCTTTGTCTCCATCAGCGCCATGGTGCTTGTTATTTTTCAGCTGACTGATACGTTCACGGTTTTTCGCCAGCTTATTGCTTCTGGTTTGTCTCATAGTGATGCTGCTATTCAGAAGGGGATATATGATAGGGGATGGCCGCTTGTTCAATTTGGGGCTGTGGTGACGACTGTTTTCTCCTATGCTGCTGTTCCTGTTATTGCAAAAGCATTTGAACATAAAGATTTCTCTAAAGTAAAAGGCGACATTACTAGGTCTATTAAAGTCTGCATTGTTTTTGGTGGAGCAGCAGCTACTGGGATGTCTGCTATTATGCCATCACTTAATAAGGTGATGTTTATGGATCAAGAAGGCACTGTTGTTTTACAAGTGTTTGCATGGGTTGTCTTTTTTGGTGCCCTCTTTATGACGATTGCGGCTCTCTTACATGCTGTGGGAAAATCAGGTCTTTCTGTACTCATTTTACTTGCAGGTTGTGCAGTTAAGCTGACACTTAACTGGTGGCTTATTGGTGAAACAGGTATTTTAGGAGCGGCTGTAAGCTCAATAATCGCCATGACAGGTATGGTGCTTCTCTCTGTATATATTTTATCAAACTATCGGTTATGGCGGCCGCTTCCGCTTAGCTTTTGGATGAAGTGGGTTGTCAGTTTAGTGATCATGACACTAGTGGTAAACTTATATTTATGGGGATTTAGTGCTTTGGCTAGCGATGGGAGATTGAATGAAGCCATTAAAGCCGTAACAGTCTCCATTTTCGGGGGCGTTATCTATCTCTGTTTAATAAAACAGTTTAGAATTCTCACACAAGATGAATGGGAAGCCTTACCTAAAATTGGGCGGAAAATCCCTTATAAAGTTAAAGGTAGTAAGTCATAG
- a CDS encoding aminoacyl-tRNA hydrolase, with protein sequence MKLVVGLGNPGEKYERTRHNVGFEVIDKCQQLINVELNQAKFKGVYGVARTGSEKMYLLKPLTYMNLSGESVGPLMNYFKMTPEDLLVIYDDLDLPPGTIRLRQKGGHGGHNGMKSIIQHIGTDQFKRIRVGVGRPTPGESVPDYVLGSFPPQERADIDDAVDRAAKAVQKWTETDFLKVMNDYNHT encoded by the coding sequence ATGAAACTCGTCGTAGGGTTAGGTAATCCAGGGGAAAAGTATGAGCGGACACGGCATAATGTCGGCTTTGAAGTTATTGATAAGTGTCAACAGCTGATCAATGTAGAACTTAATCAAGCAAAGTTTAAAGGAGTATATGGGGTTGCACGAACAGGCTCAGAAAAAATGTACTTGTTAAAACCTCTTACATATATGAACCTGTCCGGTGAATCAGTTGGGCCACTTATGAATTATTTCAAAATGACGCCAGAAGACTTACTCGTTATTTACGACGATTTAGATTTACCGCCGGGGACAATACGATTGCGCCAAAAAGGGGGGCATGGTGGTCATAACGGTATGAAATCCATTATTCAACATATTGGGACTGATCAATTTAAGCGGATAAGAGTAGGCGTCGGCCGTCCAACCCCTGGGGAATCGGTACCAGATTATGTTTTGGGAAGCTTTCCTCCACAAGAACGGGCAGATATTGATGATGCAGTTGATCGGGCAGCGAAAGCCGTACAGAAGTGGACTGAAACAGACTTTCTAAAAGTCATGAACGATTATAATCACACTTAA
- a CDS encoding 50S ribosomal protein L25/general stress protein Ctc has translation MATVLQAAVREDFRGSRLSKIRQAGNIPAVVYGKAFGNKAVAVEEVAFIKTLRSQGKTGVFKLDIDGTQTDVMIYDMQYDSIKNEYLHIDFYAADMKSEMDADVPVHVIGESKGVKDGGVLQQAVYELSVRALPAELPDAIEVDVTDLDVNDTLLVKDIKSGANFEFNSEPEEVVVSILPPDEEPEEPAVDEGREPELVDGDPNAEAEKSGSDEEKQE, from the coding sequence ATGGCTACAGTTTTACAAGCAGCAGTCAGAGAAGATTTTCGAGGATCGCGATTATCAAAAATAAGGCAGGCAGGTAATATTCCTGCAGTCGTTTACGGTAAGGCTTTTGGAAATAAAGCCGTTGCCGTTGAAGAAGTGGCATTTATTAAAACCCTTCGTTCTCAAGGGAAAACAGGTGTTTTTAAGCTTGATATAGATGGGACACAAACAGATGTGATGATCTACGACATGCAATATGACTCTATAAAAAATGAGTATCTTCACATTGATTTTTATGCAGCTGATATGAAATCTGAAATGGATGCAGATGTTCCGGTCCATGTGATAGGCGAATCTAAAGGGGTAAAAGACGGAGGTGTGTTACAACAAGCTGTCTACGAGCTTTCTGTACGTGCCTTGCCGGCTGAGTTGCCAGATGCCATAGAAGTAGATGTAACCGACCTGGATGTAAATGACACCTTATTAGTTAAAGACATAAAGAGCGGTGCAAACTTTGAATTTAATAGTGAACCAGAAGAAGTTGTCGTCTCTATTCTACCTCCAGATGAAGAACCAGAAGAACCAGCAGTTGATGAAGGAAGAGAGCCTGAATTGGTGGACGGAGATCCTAATGCTGAGGCTGAAAAGAGCGGTTCAGATGAGGAAAAGCAAGAATAA